The genomic interval GTTCTCGTTCGAGTTCGTCCGCGGCAGCACGTACCGCGGCGCCACTGGGGCGCTACGGCAGCTTGCCCTGCATGCCGAGGACCACCACCTGACGATCACGCCTGACGGCCCCCGCGGCCCGCGGCGTAGGCTGGCCCAGGGGCCGATCTATCTCGCCTCGAAGCTGCAGTTGCCGATCGTCTGCCTGGGCCTTGGTTACGACCGCCCCTGGCGGCTGAGGAGCTGGGACAAGTTCGCGGTCCCGCGGCCGTTCAGCCGCGCCCGGGCCGTAGTCAGCGAGGCGATCTCGGTCCCCGCGTCGCTCGACCGCGACGGCATCGATCGATGGCGGGCGCAGATCGAGCAGCGGCTCAATGAGCTTTCGGACGACGCCGAACGCTGGGCTAGGTCCGGACTTGCCCGACGCGGCGAGCGGCCCATTGCCGCCGGGCGTGGCTACCAGCCGCGGCGCGATTTTGCGGTGGTCGAGGCGGCCACCGACCGGCAGTCCTCCGCCGATCGCTCGAGCGCAGCCTAGGCCGAGAACGCCAGATCGGCTATCAGTAGAGGCTCCTGCGAACGACCGATCACCCCGAGGTCCCGCCATGGGCAAGCTGAACGAGGGCGTCAAGACCTTCAACGCCACAGTCCGCACTGTGCTGGCCGCCATTGTCGTGGCGGGCGC from Posidoniimonas polymericola carries:
- a CDS encoding lysophospholipid acyltransferase family protein, with product MSTLRYRAWYEDPAVDPLLAPGQPRIYVFWHENILLPLYKRGNCHLTMLLSQHRDADILARIADRFSFEFVRGSTYRGATGALRQLALHAEDHHLTITPDGPRGPRRRLAQGPIYLASKLQLPIVCLGLGYDRPWRLRSWDKFAVPRPFSRARAVVSEAISVPASLDRDGIDRWRAQIEQRLNELSDDAERWARSGLARRGERPIAAGRGYQPRRDFAVVEAATDRQSSADRSSAA